In Trichlorobacter lovleyi, the DNA window TTTTCAGAATAACGGTGATGATGATGATCGCAATACCGTAGTTACCTACGTAACGATAAAAGAATTTGAGCGAATAGAGCATCGGCTTGGCAATGGCAGAGAACCAGCCAAGATCAAGGGACTGTTCCAGGGAGCTGCCCTGGGCCTTGAGGATGTCGATCTCCTTGGGTCCAATAAACAGCTTATGGGCAACCGTCACGGCCTGGCCAGGCGCAACAGAGAATGCCGGCGTACTGATATCAGACTCAAGGTAACCGGTGGCCCCCTTCTTTAACTCAACTGATGCGATACTGTTGTTAACAGAAAGCAAGGCGCTTAAAAAATATTTATCATTGATGGCAGCCCAGGTTACGCCCTTGTCGTACTTTTTGGTGGCGGAGGCAACATTCTTTGGCGCATCCGTGTGCAGTGAGCCATCAGCATAGAGAGAGGAGCCGTAGGTCTCATACCGCTTGTCAGACTGATTTTGCTCAAAGGGCGATGTTAACAGGTACTGAAAGGAACCTGTAATGGGAGCTGCAGAGTTATTGACAAGCTGCGTCTCCAAAGCGATCCCGTACCCATTGCCTTCAAAACCGTAGGTCTTGCGGACAACAAACCCCTGAGCATCGACATAGGTGAAGACAAGCTGCTTCTTTTCGCCACCCGAGAGCTTTAAAGAGCTTACGTTAGAACTGTAGGCAGCTTGAGCAGAAAGAGCGAAGCCAACACCGCGGGTTGAAAAGGAAGGTAAGGCAGGATCGGCATTGGCAAGCAGCTTTACCTGTGCGGCGCCAGGCTTGTTGGTCTCCCGGAAGCCTTTCAGCGTCAGACTTTTCAAGGAAGCGCCGGTACCACTGAAGACTGCGGTGTAGCGCTCAGTCTCTACCGTCACATCAGCCGTAGAGGCGGTCTTGGGCAGATCCACCGGAGTCGCTGCTGCAGTCTGAACACTCACTGCAGGTGCGGCTCCGACATTCTCGGTTTTAACAGGAACAGGTACAGCAGCAGGTGCTGGCTTTTTTTCTGGACCATAAAAAAACGAAAAAAGATAGAAAACACCAATGGAAAGTACTACTGCGAGTATAGT includes these proteins:
- the yidC gene encoding membrane protein insertase YidC, giving the protein MEKRTILAVVLSIGVFYLFSFFYGPEKKPAPAAVPVPVKTENVGAAPAVSVQTAAATPVDLPKTASTADVTVETERYTAVFSGTGASLKSLTLKGFRETNKPGAAQVKLLANADPALPSFSTRGVGFALSAQAAYSSNVSSLKLSGGEKKQLVFTYVDAQGFVVRKTYGFEGNGYGIALETQLVNNSAAPITGSFQYLLTSPFEQNQSDKRYETYGSSLYADGSLHTDAPKNVASATKKYDKGVTWAAINDKYFLSALLSVNNSIASVELKKGATGYLESDISTPAFSVAPGQAVTVAHKLFIGPKEIDILKAQGSSLEQSLDLGWFSAIAKPMLYSLKFFYRYVGNYGIAIIIITVILKIFFFPLTHKSYKSMKEMGKLQPKMAALKEKYKNDKDAMNRAVMELYRDHKVNPLGGCLPMIVQIPVFFALYKALMYSIELRHAPFMFWITDLSDKDPYYVTPVIMGITMFVQQKMTPSNMDEMQQKIMLGLPVIFTFMFLSFPAGLVLYWLINNILTIGQQAYINKLVKD